One genomic region from Myxococcota bacterium encodes:
- a CDS encoding LON peptidase substrate-binding domain-containing protein, producing MSDADATEALPIFPLSNVVLFPRVKTPLHLFEPRYRQLARDVIEGNRRFAMMVVRPEHVDDMPGNPPIFPVGCVGTVTEHQRLPDGRYNLVLEGDHRVRVVGETPPDDQRLYRLADVRRLEDPYPDDARERVSHLREAILLDIQFVVAQSQPGRSFDASQFQGVDDETFVNVFANAFAFPAEEKQGLLEADSIPDRFARLASALSMQRFEVERGSKGGRSTLH from the coding sequence GTGTCTGATGCCGATGCCACCGAAGCGCTGCCGATCTTCCCGCTCTCCAACGTCGTTCTGTTTCCGCGGGTGAAGACGCCGCTCCACCTGTTCGAGCCGCGCTATCGGCAGCTGGCGCGTGACGTCATCGAGGGGAATCGACGCTTCGCGATGATGGTGGTACGCCCCGAACACGTCGACGACATGCCGGGCAACCCGCCGATCTTCCCGGTCGGCTGCGTCGGGACCGTCACCGAACACCAGCGCCTGCCCGACGGCCGCTACAACCTCGTGCTCGAGGGAGACCATCGTGTCCGTGTGGTGGGGGAGACACCCCCCGACGATCAGCGCTTGTACCGTCTGGCCGACGTACGCCGACTCGAAGACCCCTACCCCGACGACGCACGCGAGCGCGTCTCGCACCTGCGCGAGGCGATCCTGCTCGACATCCAGTTCGTCGTGGCGCAGAGCCAGCCCGGGCGTTCCTTCGACGCGAGTCAGTTTCAGGGCGTCGACGACGAGACGTTCGTGAACGTGTTCGCGAACGCGTTTGCGTTTCCCGCCGAGGAGAAACAGGGCCTGCTCGAGGCCGACAGCATCCCCGACCGCTTCGCGCGGTTGGCGAGTGCGCTCTCGATGCAGCGTTTCGAAGTCGAACGCGGGTCCAAAGGCGGGCGATCGACGTTGCATTGA
- a CDS encoding DUF4149 domain-containing protein produces MSDVQSLAGSSRPPGAVAARTGLWLALSAWVGSWLCFALVVAPLAFRVLPSAEVAGSLVSPSLALLHVSGAVAAVIVAALGAGLGRGKVAIGLPLVLAALTLASEYGVTPQLADLRNAAFGPDGNVEAAAAYRRLHGISMSLFSVVLLGALFLVGWHARLDTPKDSGPDTPNHAGSGPPQEAR; encoded by the coding sequence GTGAGCGACGTCCAATCCCTCGCCGGTTCTTCCCGCCCCCCTGGCGCCGTCGCCGCCCGCACCGGGCTCTGGCTCGCACTCTCCGCGTGGGTGGGGTCGTGGTTGTGCTTCGCCCTGGTGGTGGCGCCGCTGGCGTTCCGGGTGCTGCCCTCCGCGGAAGTGGCGGGCAGCCTGGTGAGCCCCTCATTGGCCCTGCTCCACGTGTCGGGGGCGGTGGCCGCGGTGATCGTGGCGGCCCTCGGCGCCGGCCTCGGCCGGGGCAAGGTGGCGATCGGCCTGCCCCTCGTGTTGGCGGCCCTCACGCTGGCGAGCGAGTACGGGGTGACCCCCCAGCTGGCCGACCTGCGCAACGCGGCCTTCGGGCCCGACGGCAACGTCGAGGCGGCCGCGGCCTACCGCCGCCTGCACGGGATCTCGATGTCCCTCTTCTCGGTGGTGCTGCTCGGGGCGCTCTTCCTGGTGGGCTGGCATGCCCGGTTGGACACGCCGAAAGACAGCGGGCCAGACACGCCGAACCACGCCGGGTCGGGCCCCCCCCAGGAAGCCAGATAG
- the thiC gene encoding phosphomethylpyrimidine synthase ThiC, translated as MSDPTQSSRYTLPKLGGNPSSEAQGTTPGSFANPAEVGGTLAFSSPDTPGMPPPSQRTAWDFMPPDWTQDSDGRWHAPEGFVPITQLEHARLGTITAEMERVAEREPHLSAEQVRDEVAAGRMVIPANKVHLAHELDPMAIGRASQTKINANMGASPISSGTADEVEKLRWAERWGADTVMDLSTGGDLDATREAIVKHSTVPIGTVPIYSMILGKKIEDLDAETVLATLEHQARQGVDYFTIHAGVLREHLPFVKERLIGIVSRGGSLLAKWMLHHGQQNLMYSIWDDICEVVRRWDVTFSIGDGLRPGGLADATDRAQLAELETLGELTERAWRHGCQVMIEGPGHVPFDQIEFNMKLQRRLCHGAPFYVLGPLVTDIFPGYDHITSCIGATSAAYHGASMLCYVTPKEHLGLPKKDDVKQGSIAYKIAAHAADVALGIPGTRDRDDELTKARAALNWEKHFELSFDPDTARAYHDEDLDVDTDFCAMCGHDWCSVRISKEITEFVSGKDESYAWELPKVSSALSDEQREILEKRGVLSPEELHRLAGKTRRAMGAGRGEQAACHSEQSSTADARSLQGEKLDPLTLEPLAPEA; from the coding sequence ATGAGCGATCCGACCCAGTCTTCGCGCTACACGCTCCCCAAGCTCGGGGGAAACCCCTCGAGCGAAGCGCAGGGGACCACGCCGGGGAGCTTCGCCAACCCCGCGGAAGTGGGCGGCACACTCGCGTTCAGCTCGCCGGACACCCCGGGCATGCCGCCGCCGTCGCAGCGCACCGCGTGGGATTTCATGCCGCCCGACTGGACGCAGGATTCGGACGGTCGCTGGCACGCGCCGGAAGGCTTCGTGCCGATCACCCAGCTCGAGCACGCGCGGCTCGGCACGATCACGGCCGAGATGGAACGCGTCGCCGAGCGCGAGCCTCACCTCAGCGCCGAGCAGGTGCGCGACGAAGTCGCCGCCGGCCGCATGGTGATCCCCGCCAACAAGGTGCATCTCGCCCACGAGCTCGACCCGATGGCGATCGGGCGTGCGAGCCAGACGAAGATCAACGCAAACATGGGCGCGTCGCCGATCTCGAGCGGCACCGCCGACGAGGTGGAAAAGCTGCGCTGGGCCGAGCGCTGGGGCGCCGACACGGTGATGGACCTCTCCACCGGCGGCGACCTCGACGCCACGCGCGAGGCGATCGTCAAGCACAGCACCGTTCCGATCGGCACGGTCCCGATCTATTCCATGATCCTCGGCAAGAAGATCGAGGACCTCGACGCCGAGACCGTGCTCGCCACCCTCGAGCACCAGGCTCGCCAGGGCGTCGACTACTTCACGATCCACGCAGGCGTGCTCCGCGAGCACCTGCCCTTCGTGAAGGAACGCCTGATCGGCATCGTCAGCCGCGGCGGCTCGCTGCTGGCGAAGTGGATGCTCCACCACGGCCAGCAGAACCTGATGTACTCGATCTGGGACGACATCTGCGAAGTCGTGCGGCGCTGGGACGTGACCTTCTCGATCGGCGACGGCCTGCGCCCGGGCGGCCTGGCCGACGCCACCGACCGCGCCCAACTCGCCGAGCTCGAGACGCTGGGCGAGCTCACCGAGCGCGCCTGGCGCCACGGCTGCCAGGTAATGATCGAGGGCCCGGGCCACGTGCCCTTCGATCAGATCGAGTTCAACATGAAGCTGCAGCGCCGGCTGTGCCACGGCGCGCCGTTCTACGTGTTGGGGCCCCTCGTCACCGACATCTTCCCGGGCTACGACCACATCACGAGCTGCATCGGCGCGACGTCGGCGGCCTACCACGGTGCGTCGATGCTCTGCTACGTGACGCCGAAGGAGCACCTCGGACTCCCGAAGAAGGACGACGTGAAGCAGGGCTCGATCGCCTACAAGATCGCGGCCCACGCGGCGGACGTGGCGCTCGGCATCCCGGGCACCCGCGACCGCGACGACGAGCTCACCAAGGCCCGGGCCGCACTCAACTGGGAGAAGCACTTCGAACTCTCCTTCGACCCGGACACGGCACGCGCTTACCACGACGAAGACCTCGACGTGGACACCGACTTCTGCGCGATGTGCGGCCACGACTGGTGCTCGGTGCGGATCAGCAAGGAGATCACCGAGTTCGTGTCGGGGAAGGACGAGAGCTACGCCTGGGAGCTGCCGAAGGTGTCGAGCGCGCTCTCGGACGAGCAGCGCGAGATCCTCGAGAAGCGCGGCGTGCTCTCGCCCGAAGAGCTCCACCGCCTGGCCGGAAAGACCCGGCGCGCGATGGGTGCGGGCCGCGGCGAGCAGGCCGCCTGCCACAGCGAGCAAAGCTCCACCGCGGACGCGCGCTCACTCCAGGGTGAGAAGCTCGACCCGCTGACGCTGGAGCCGCTGGCACCGGAAGCCTGA